A stretch of Sulfurimonas xiamenensis DNA encodes these proteins:
- a CDS encoding glycoside hydrolase family 57 protein gives MNLAFIWHMHQPDYRDESGVMQMPWVFLHAIKDYYDMPWMISRHSGLKATFNITPSLILQLKLYYENPQKSDKFLNLWLQDQSSLDMQNYKWMIKICKSVPYETMAASIESYSRLYKKESYEDGEFFDLQVLFILSWCGVYLRTNSRVVKDLLAKQRGYTYEDKLSLLEELREFIAGIFDYYIELKKRGTLSLCTTPLNHPILPLLLDVQSATAANPSTNTPEYSISLKEDAVLHIQKAKDLFVKTFGFLPDGFWPAEGAVDEKSAALLYDYGAEWIATDEDILFRSISSKKRAALYTPYDYNGMCICFRDHQLSDLIGFTYRFWEAKIAVKDFISSLLLIDKTDKSATAFVILDGENAWEFYENNAFYFFDELYKSINSTAWLNTLHIEDIKKLPRKKLNKLAAGSWIGGKLDTWIGQREKNRAWELIFITKRDYEHHKESLDDALNAKITEHFLAAESSDWFWWYGDDHYTEFGLEYDALFRSHLICIYNLMQIEPPFDFFEPIIQKRSSKDFWIYPQSHISPHINGKNDSFFDWIGCGVVYESKFYATMDRKRGPIKKMLYGQDFENIYFAFEADMDEIKNFDFTLRTIIDPIGFDEEVSFDFEGKKEYKSKKSTIAYEVAYEDWVEIKIAKNAIKKQKLYFRFELSKDDMVIQVLPGFGMLEIDTQSDFSDRWFV, from the coding sequence TCAATATAACTCCCTCTCTTATTTTGCAGTTGAAGCTCTACTATGAAAATCCGCAAAAGAGTGATAAGTTTTTGAATCTCTGGCTGCAAGATCAGAGCTCTTTAGATATGCAAAATTACAAATGGATGATAAAGATTTGTAAAAGCGTTCCCTATGAAACTATGGCCGCTTCTATAGAATCATATAGCAGACTTTATAAAAAAGAGAGTTATGAAGATGGTGAATTTTTTGATTTGCAGGTTCTTTTTATACTCTCATGGTGCGGTGTTTATCTAAGAACAAACAGCAGAGTGGTAAAAGATCTTCTTGCAAAACAGAGAGGTTATACCTATGAAGACAAACTCTCTTTGCTTGAAGAGTTGAGAGAGTTTATAGCGGGGATTTTTGATTATTATATTGAATTAAAAAAGAGAGGCACCCTCTCTCTTTGCACAACTCCGCTAAATCATCCTATCTTGCCTCTTTTGCTTGATGTGCAAAGCGCTACAGCTGCAAATCCTTCAACAAATACTCCAGAGTACAGTATCTCTTTAAAAGAGGATGCCGTTTTGCATATTCAAAAAGCCAAAGATCTTTTTGTAAAGACTTTTGGATTTTTACCCGATGGCTTTTGGCCCGCCGAGGGTGCAGTGGATGAGAAGAGCGCAGCGCTGCTCTATGATTACGGGGCAGAGTGGATTGCAACGGATGAAGATATTCTTTTTCGTTCTATCAGTTCAAAAAAGAGAGCAGCTCTTTACACTCCTTATGATTACAATGGTATGTGCATCTGTTTCAGGGACCATCAGCTTAGTGATTTAATAGGTTTTACCTATAGGTTTTGGGAGGCAAAAATAGCTGTAAAAGATTTTATCTCTTCTCTGCTTTTGATAGATAAAACAGACAAGAGCGCTACTGCTTTTGTTATTTTAGATGGTGAAAATGCATGGGAATTTTATGAAAACAACGCTTTTTATTTTTTTGATGAGTTGTATAAAAGTATAAACAGTACTGCATGGTTAAATACTCTGCATATAGAAGATATAAAGAAACTTCCAAGAAAAAAATTGAATAAACTGGCAGCCGGAAGCTGGATAGGCGGTAAACTTGACACATGGATTGGCCAGAGAGAAAAAAATCGTGCATGGGAGCTTATCTTTATAACAAAAAGAGATTATGAGCACCATAAAGAGTCTCTTGATGATGCGCTAAATGCCAAAATAACTGAGCATTTTTTAGCCGCAGAATCTTCTGACTGGTTTTGGTGGTACGGAGATGACCACTATACGGAATTTGGTCTTGAATATGATGCGCTTTTTAGATCCCATCTTATCTGCATATACAACCTTATGCAAATAGAGCCTCCTTTTGATTTTTTTGAGCCCATCATTCAAAAAAGAAGTTCCAAAGATTTTTGGATCTATCCGCAATCGCATATATCTCCTCACATCAACGGAAAAAACGACTCCTTTTTTGACTGGATAGGGTGCGGCGTCGTTTATGAAAGCAAATTTTATGCAACTATGGACAGAAAAAGAGGACCCATTAAAAAGATGCTTTATGGACAGGATTTTGAAAATATCTATTTTGCTTTTGAAGCAGATATGGATGAAATTAAAAATTTTGATTTTACGCTTCGTACAATCATCGATCCAATCGGTTTTGATGAAGAGGTATCATTTGATTTTGAGGGTAAAAAAGAGTATAAAAGCAAAAAGAGCACCATAGCGTATGAAGTTGCATATGAAGATTGGGTAGAGATCAAGATAGCTAAAAATGCTATCAAAAAGCAAAAACTCTATTTTCGTTTTGAATTATCAAAAGATGATATGGTTATACAGGTTTTACCCGGTTTTGGAATGCTTGAAATTGATACACAGAGTGATTTTAGCGATAGATGGTTTGTTTAG
- a CDS encoding galactose-1-phosphate uridylyltransferase, giving the protein MSEIRRDRFYNRYVLIAPERLHRPDLHVNSSTHKIPKSRCPFCEGNESLTPKEIFALRDNSADSVGWKTRVIPNFYKAVQIELEDISQRDGMFEHIPGVGAHEILIDSVCHECTMQKLEVASIENWLRTIIIRIEDLKKDKRLIYLSIFKNHGSSAGATQEHPHTQILALPITPQNEQSFLKHNMRYYRRHGRGKVEDMLYNELLAQERVLYNKGSFGAFCPYASAYPFEVMIAPKKNIASLEYCSRDDLLSLADCIKVVFSKLHAQLGDFDYNLYFNIPPINPNFENESYMSYLHKNYRFSIRITPRIYTLGGFEISTDMAINPVSPEECAALLNSKDAK; this is encoded by the coding sequence ATGTCTGAAATAAGAAGAGATCGTTTTTATAACAGGTATGTATTGATAGCTCCGGAGAGACTTCACAGACCTGATCTGCATGTAAATAGCAGCACACATAAAATTCCAAAGAGCAGATGCCCTTTTTGTGAGGGGAATGAGTCTTTGACTCCTAAAGAGATTTTTGCCCTAAGAGACAATAGTGCGGACTCTGTCGGCTGGAAAACAAGAGTGATCCCAAATTTTTATAAAGCTGTTCAAATTGAACTTGAAGATATTTCGCAAAGAGACGGAATGTTTGAGCATATCCCCGGAGTAGGTGCGCATGAGATACTTATCGACTCTGTGTGCCATGAGTGTACAATGCAAAAGCTTGAAGTTGCTAGCATTGAGAATTGGCTGCGAACTATTATCATTAGAATAGAGGATCTCAAAAAAGATAAAAGACTCATCTATCTTAGCATTTTTAAAAATCACGGATCTAGTGCGGGAGCCACACAGGAGCATCCGCATACACAGATACTTGCACTTCCCATAACTCCGCAAAACGAACAGAGCTTTTTAAAGCACAATATGAGATACTACAGAAGACATGGCAGGGGAAAAGTTGAAGATATGCTCTATAATGAACTTTTGGCGCAAGAGAGGGTCCTTTACAACAAGGGGAGTTTTGGAGCATTTTGCCCTTATGCGAGCGCGTACCCTTTTGAGGTGATGATAGCGCCTAAGAAAAATATTGCAAGCCTTGAGTATTGTTCAAGGGATGATCTCTTATCGCTTGCTGATTGCATAAAAGTTGTCTTTAGCAAACTGCATGCACAACTTGGCGATTTTGATTATAATCTCTACTTCAATATTCCGCCCATAAATCCAAATTTTGAAAATGAGAGTTATATGTCCTATCTTCATAAAAACTATCGCTTTAGTATAAGAATAACCCCTAGAATCTACACTTTAGGTGGATTTGAAATATCTACCGATATGGCGATAAATCCAGTCTCTCCCGAAGAGTGTGCCGCACTTTTGAATTCAAAGGATGCAAAATGA
- a CDS encoding ROK family protein, whose product MNLAIDAGGTKLRAEIWSKDKFVDDAEAKSGEIGLCAWIEMLLAKYRDVKTIGISYAGQVENGKIVSSPNILVDEHELKKRIESKYSVLLQIENDLSCAALAEAIEFESQNICALYIGTGLGVGIVERGRLVRGFKNVAAELGHIPHQRAPFRCGCGRDNCLELYASGSGLAKWMEYKKLSCSVSLKELAEAQEYEIVEMFYDALLKAAGTTLTLFNPQVLVLGGGIIEANPHLEEFILKNIKNYALSNSLEGVKICKSRLKNAPLLGALLLKDLND is encoded by the coding sequence ATGAATCTCGCAATTGACGCCGGCGGAACAAAGTTAAGAGCAGAGATTTGGAGTAAAGATAAGTTTGTTGACGATGCAGAAGCAAAAAGCGGTGAGATAGGTCTTTGCGCCTGGATAGAGATGCTGCTAGCAAAATATAGAGATGTGAAAACTATTGGTATCTCCTATGCGGGACAGGTAGAAAATGGTAAAATAGTATCTTCACCAAATATTTTAGTTGATGAGCATGAGCTTAAAAAGAGAATTGAATCAAAATACTCTGTTTTGCTTCAAATAGAAAATGATCTTAGTTGCGCAGCTCTGGCGGAGGCAATAGAGTTTGAGTCTCAAAATATTTGCGCTCTCTATATTGGAACAGGTCTTGGCGTTGGGATTGTTGAGAGAGGGCGCCTTGTTCGTGGTTTTAAAAATGTAGCTGCAGAGCTAGGTCATATCCCACATCAAAGAGCCCCTTTTAGATGCGGTTGCGGCAGAGACAACTGTCTGGAGCTTTATGCTTCGGGTTCTGGTTTGGCAAAGTGGATGGAGTATAAAAAACTTTCATGCAGCGTTTCACTCAAAGAGTTAGCAGAAGCACAGGAGTATGAAATAGTAGAGATGTTTTATGATGCGCTTTTAAAGGCAGCTGGAACAACACTAACACTATTTAATCCGCAGGTTTTAGTTTTAGGCGGCGGTATAATAGAGGCAAATCCTCATTTAGAGGAGTTTATATTGAAAAACATCAAAAATTATGCGCTTTCAAATTCTCTTGAGGGAGTTAAAATTTGTAAAAGCAGACTTAAAAATGCTCCGCTTCTAGGCGCACTTTTATTAAAGGATTTAAATGATTAA
- a CDS encoding glycogen synthase, with amino-acid sequence MRVLFCASEIFGHAKSGGLADVAYSLVQVLSKYTQIVSVMPFYTFMDKKAYQKSAINFSVELGGAEYEIELYESLDRGVKSYFVHCALLSSTKEMYGDESGEYANNDIRFAIFSAAVVKLATILKIELIHANDWHSALVPLFVKRADLGIKTIFTIHNLAYQGVFEKNSLSRIGIEEKYFTMEALEFYGKVNFLKAGIIFSDMITTVSPTYAKEILTKEFGCGLEGLLMANRHKLTGIMNGIDTDVFDPQNDKALWSPFGADSLKNKYKNKKEFQKEIALRDVKKPLFIMISRMVHQKGFDLLLESLHDFLKEDINFVLLANGEESYKKRVQSYEAEYKNFKFLSGYKEELSHQIYAAGDFLLMPSLYEPCGLNQMIAARYGTIPIVHKVGGLADSVHEKKMQCARGFLFSKPTKKALLMAIKRALRLKKESKKFNDMISFNMNCDFSFEKSALLYYKLYKKVL; translated from the coding sequence ATGAGAGTGCTTTTTTGCGCAAGTGAAATATTTGGACATGCAAAAAGCGGCGGTTTGGCTGATGTGGCATACTCTCTTGTGCAAGTTTTGAGCAAATATACACAAATAGTTAGCGTTATGCCTTTTTACACTTTTATGGATAAAAAAGCTTATCAAAAATCAGCAATAAACTTTAGTGTGGAACTTGGCGGCGCAGAGTATGAAATAGAACTTTATGAATCTCTGGATAGAGGAGTAAAGAGCTATTTTGTGCATTGTGCTCTTTTAAGCTCTACAAAAGAGATGTATGGTGATGAGAGCGGCGAATATGCAAACAATGATATTCGTTTTGCCATCTTTAGTGCCGCAGTTGTAAAGCTCGCAACTATTTTAAAGATAGAGCTTATTCATGCAAATGACTGGCATAGCGCACTTGTGCCTCTTTTTGTCAAAAGAGCAGATCTTGGTATAAAGACAATCTTTACCATTCATAATCTCGCTTATCAAGGAGTTTTTGAAAAAAATTCGCTCTCTCGCATAGGCATAGAGGAGAAATACTTTACTATGGAGGCTTTGGAGTTTTATGGAAAAGTAAATTTTTTAAAAGCCGGAATTATTTTTAGCGATATGATAACTACGGTAAGCCCCACATATGCCAAAGAGATACTGACAAAAGAGTTTGGCTGCGGTCTTGAGGGACTTTTAATGGCAAACAGGCATAAACTTACGGGCATCATGAACGGTATCGATACCGATGTTTTTGATCCGCAAAATGATAAAGCTCTTTGGTCTCCTTTTGGTGCTGATAGTTTGAAAAATAAGTATAAGAACAAAAAAGAGTTTCAAAAAGAGATTGCTCTAAGGGATGTCAAAAAGCCTCTTTTTATCATGATTAGCCGTATGGTACATCAAAAAGGATTTGACCTTCTCTTAGAATCACTCCATGATTTTTTAAAAGAGGATATCAACTTTGTACTTTTGGCAAATGGAGAGGAGAGTTATAAAAAAAGAGTTCAATCTTATGAGGCTGAGTATAAAAACTTTAAATTTTTATCAGGCTACAAAGAGGAGCTCTCTCATCAAATCTATGCGGCAGGAGATTTTTTGCTTATGCCCTCTCTCTATGAGCCTTGCGGACTAAATCAGATGATAGCCGCACGATACGGAACCATTCCTATTGTTCATAAAGTAGGCGGTTTGGCAGACAGTGTGCATGAAAAAAAGATGCAATGCGCGAGGGGATTTCTCTTTTCAAAACCAACTAAAAAAGCGCTGCTGATGGCCATAAAAAGAGCACTAAGGCTTAAAAAAGAGAGTAAAAAGTTTAATGATATGATATCATTTAATATGAATTGTGATTTCTCATTTGAAAAGAGTGCTTTGCTCTATTATAAGCTCTATAAAAAGGTGCTTTAA
- a CDS encoding alpha-amylase/4-alpha-glucanotransferase domain-containing protein, protein MKKINLLFGVHMHQPVDNFSDAVDRSVELCYAPFFETMRKYPEFKFALHSSGWLLSEIKTKYPKLFSNIEYLTNKGSIEWVGGGYYEPVLSSISSKDAKAQIEKLNLYLQKNLKATPKGSWLTERVWEASVIEDLKACGLEYVVVDDYHFLSNGFDANAMDGYYESEKGGEKIALFPISSSLRYALPFFNIERAIEEILKCAQNKNSAAVIFDDMEKFGLWPKTHEWVYEKKWLERFVKAVVKDERIATMHYKEYLQTHHSKGLAYLSNTSYFEMGEWSLGAVQAQALERLKQRIGEKYFQSTGVAFIKGGIWKNFFLKYHESNHIHKRMLRHSLHQERLKKNILDSLYKLQTNDVFWHGLFGGIYLPNLRDNAYKYLLEIEASLATKKIKMVFEDIDMDGYKELKVLTKDLSLVFSSKYGGSLVEFGSLEKLFNWQNTLMRRYEAYHEKILNPPQNTHIEKKNSDTIATIHNADVVVDAALKEKLIYDWHPKYSFVDHLSRDEFLLESFKRANFKEVGDFANQSFEFDEAERAFKREGGIYLDQKYETSLVKKYSFASKKIALKLSIATQFTHKLYYGMEFNFHFAHPHKVSINAHSVEEGIILTEVENIVLKDDYTQKNLKITTDKKCTLYAYIADTISQSEEGFELIAQQVSLLIYTPFSNSLDLNISLEVCDV, encoded by the coding sequence TTGAAAAAAATAAATTTGCTTTTTGGCGTACATATGCATCAACCTGTCGATAATTTCAGTGATGCTGTTGATAGATCTGTAGAGCTCTGTTACGCTCCTTTTTTTGAGACTATGAGAAAGTATCCGGAGTTTAAGTTTGCGCTTCACTCAAGCGGATGGCTCTTAAGTGAGATAAAAACAAAATATCCAAAACTCTTCTCAAACATAGAGTATTTAACAAACAAAGGCTCTATCGAGTGGGTCGGAGGCGGATATTATGAGCCTGTTTTAAGCTCCATCTCTTCCAAAGATGCAAAAGCACAGATAGAGAAACTCAACCTCTATCTGCAAAAAAATCTCAAAGCAACCCCCAAGGGATCTTGGCTTACAGAGAGGGTGTGGGAGGCCTCCGTCATAGAGGATTTAAAAGCGTGTGGCCTAGAGTATGTCGTCGTGGATGATTACCATTTTTTAAGCAACGGTTTTGATGCAAATGCAATGGACGGATATTATGAGAGCGAAAAGGGGGGAGAGAAGATAGCACTCTTTCCCATCTCATCCTCTCTTCGCTACGCACTTCCATTTTTTAACATAGAGCGCGCAATAGAGGAGATTCTAAAGTGTGCGCAAAATAAAAACAGTGCAGCTGTTATTTTTGATGATATGGAAAAGTTTGGACTCTGGCCAAAAACACATGAGTGGGTTTATGAGAAGAAGTGGCTTGAGAGATTTGTTAAGGCTGTTGTAAAAGATGAGAGAATTGCCACCATGCACTACAAAGAGTATCTTCAAACACATCACTCAAAGGGATTAGCATATTTAAGCAATACATCGTACTTTGAGATGGGTGAGTGGAGTTTGGGCGCCGTGCAAGCGCAAGCTCTTGAGAGACTTAAACAAAGGATTGGGGAAAAATATTTTCAAAGTACTGGAGTGGCGTTTATCAAAGGCGGTATTTGGAAAAACTTTTTTCTCAAATACCATGAGTCCAACCATATTCATAAAAGAATGCTGCGGCACTCATTGCATCAAGAGAGACTGAAGAAAAATATTTTGGACTCTCTTTATAAGCTTCAAACAAATGATGTTTTTTGGCATGGTCTCTTTGGCGGAATCTACCTTCCCAATTTACGCGATAATGCCTATAAATATCTCTTAGAGATTGAAGCTTCGCTTGCTACAAAAAAAATCAAAATGGTTTTTGAAGATATCGATATGGACGGATACAAAGAGTTAAAGGTTTTAACGAAAGATTTAAGTCTTGTTTTTTCATCAAAGTACGGCGGCTCTCTTGTAGAATTTGGTTCGCTAGAGAAGCTTTTTAATTGGCAAAACACTCTTATGCGCCGTTATGAAGCATATCATGAAAAGATTTTAAATCCTCCTCAAAACACTCATATTGAAAAGAAAAATAGTGATACAATAGCAACAATACATAATGCGGATGTGGTTGTCGATGCCGCTCTGAAAGAGAAGTTGATCTACGACTGGCATCCTAAATACTCGTTTGTGGATCATCTCTCAAGAGATGAGTTTCTGCTTGAGAGTTTTAAGAGAGCAAACTTTAAAGAGGTCGGTGACTTTGCAAATCAATCTTTTGAATTTGATGAAGCAGAAAGAGCATTTAAAAGAGAAGGTGGTATATATTTAGATCAAAAATATGAAACATCTCTTGTTAAAAAATATAGTTTTGCTTCTAAGAAAATTGCTCTTAAGCTCAGTATTGCGACCCAATTTACGCATAAGCTTTATTATGGCATGGAGTTTAATTTTCACTTTGCACACCCGCATAAAGTTTCTATTAACGCCCATAGTGTAGAGGAGGGGATTATTTTAACGGAGGTAGAGAACATAGTGCTAAAAGATGACTACACGCAAAAAAATCTCAAAATCACAACAGATAAAAAATGTACTCTTTATGCGTACATAGCAGATACGATCTCGCAGAGCGAGGAGGGTTTTGAACTTATAGCACAGCAGGTATCCCTGCTTATTTATACACCGTTTTCAAATTCGTTGGATCTAAATATATCACTGGAGGTTTGTGATGTCTGA